One genomic window of Vidua macroura isolate BioBank_ID:100142 chromosome 16, ASM2450914v1, whole genome shotgun sequence includes the following:
- the BMERB1 gene encoding bMERB domain-containing protein 1 isoform X2, which translates to MAGALLRGVRRFPWLCNVLLYGGLFAAGDAAQQLLRGQPPDWAQTRRVALVALAFHGNFSYVWLRALERALPGRRPPAVLGKVLCDQLLGAPVAVLAFYTGMSILQRKEDIFSDCKKKFWNTYKTGLMYWPFVQLSNFILIPVHLRTAYTGLCGFVWASFICFSQQSGDGTAKSAFMWLQGEKVNADEEPSDK; encoded by the exons ATGGCCGGGGCGCTGCTGCGCGGGGTGCGGCGCTTCCCCTGGCTCTGCAACGTGCTGCTCTACGGGGGGCTGTTCGCGGCGGGGGACGCGGCGCAGCAGCTGCTGCGGGGACAGCCGCCCGACTGGGCGCAGACGCGCCGCGTGGCGCTGGTGGCCCTGGCCTTCCACGGCAACTTCAGCTACGTGTGGCTGCGGGCGCTGGAGCGGGCGCTgcccggccgccgcccgcccgccgtGCTGGGCAAGGTGCTCTGCGATCAGCTGCTGGGCGCGCCCGTCGCCGTCCTCGCCTTCTACACGG GTATGAGCATCCTTCAGAGGAAAGAGGACATCTTTTCAGactgtaaaaagaaattttggaaTACATATAAG ACAGGACTGATGTACTGGCCTTTTGTGCAG CTGTCAAACTTCATTTTGATCCCAGTTCACCTGAGAACAGCTTACACTGGGCTCTGTGGCTTTGTCTGGGCTTCCTTCATTTGCTTTTCCCAACAGAGTGGAGATGGCACAGCAAAGTCAGCATTCATGTGGCTCCAAGGAGAGAAGGTCAATGCAGATGAAGAACCATCAGACAAATAA